From Polaribacter butkevichii, a single genomic window includes:
- a CDS encoding Crp/Fnr family transcriptional regulator: protein MQQIKAYLEQIASISQEDWDFFTSKLQPRVIKKKTVFLKLNEIENHISFIESGVVRLYIPKENPEKEITFGFSFKDQFISAYDSFLTRKPSAYELQALTDTTILSISYTDLQEIYRTTQIGNLIGRLTAERLFLIKSSREQNLLNLTAEERYLKLFKERPELLKAIPLKYISSYIGVTAQALSRIRKRI from the coding sequence TTGCAACAGATAAAAGCCTACTTAGAACAAATAGCCTCCATATCTCAAGAAGATTGGGACTTTTTTACGTCTAAACTGCAACCTCGCGTCATTAAAAAGAAAACAGTTTTCTTAAAATTAAATGAAATAGAAAATCATATTTCTTTTATAGAATCTGGTGTAGTGCGTTTGTATATCCCTAAAGAAAATCCTGAAAAAGAAATTACTTTTGGTTTTAGTTTTAAAGACCAATTTATTAGTGCTTATGATTCTTTTTTAACAAGAAAACCATCTGCATATGAGTTACAAGCACTTACAGATACTACTATTTTAAGCATTTCTTATACAGATTTACAAGAAATTTATAGAACCACTCAAATTGGTAATTTAATAGGTCGATTAACCGCAGAACGTCTTTTTTTAATCAAATCTAGTAGAGAACAAAATTTACTAAACCTAACTGCTGAAGAACGTTATCTAAAATTATTTAAAGAGCGCCCAGAACTTTTAAAAGCAATTCCTTTAAAATACATTAG
- a CDS encoding DEAD/DEAH box helicase, which yields MANNIKSQQDILAKLQIDELNQMQKEAIATIHKNDNVILLSPTGTGKTLAFSLPLLEFLDPTLEEVQALILVPSRELAIQIEQVIRSMGSGFKVNAVYGGRPMSKDKIELKHIPAILIGTPGRISDHFANDRFSKDHIKTLILDEFDKSLEVGFEYEMRNIINQLSSLDKRILTSATQGVEIPDFVGLRKPNTVNYLKAVTSKLEIRTVVSPAKNKLNTLLHLLNHLGNKQGIVFCNLKDSINNVSTFLESKNIKHGCFSGGMEQKDRERSLIKFRNGTNQLLIATDLAARGIDVPEMSFIIHYELPQAIEEFTHRNGRTARVSAEGTAFVLKWKDERLPDFIKNADVQDISKQAERSPVFWETLFISGGRKDKISKGDIAGLFIKQGKLTKEQLGAIELKQDCAFVAVPSTLTAELIEKLNNSRLKKKKVRIYEV from the coding sequence ATGGCAAATAACATTAAAAGTCAACAAGATATATTAGCAAAATTGCAGATTGATGAATTAAATCAAATGCAAAAAGAAGCGATTGCTACAATACATAAAAACGACAATGTAATATTACTTTCGCCAACAGGTACAGGTAAAACATTAGCTTTTTCTTTGCCTTTATTAGAATTTTTAGATCCAACTTTAGAAGAAGTACAAGCGTTAATTTTAGTCCCTTCTAGAGAATTGGCCATTCAAATAGAACAAGTAATTCGTTCTATGGGATCTGGTTTTAAAGTAAACGCGGTTTATGGAGGTAGACCAATGTCTAAAGATAAAATAGAATTAAAACATATTCCTGCAATTTTAATAGGTACACCTGGTAGAATTTCAGACCATTTTGCAAACGATCGTTTTTCTAAAGATCATATTAAAACCTTAATTTTAGACGAGTTTGATAAGTCTCTAGAGGTTGGTTTTGAATATGAAATGCGTAATATTATCAATCAATTATCTTCTTTAGATAAACGCATATTAACTTCTGCAACACAGGGAGTTGAGATTCCTGATTTTGTAGGTTTAAGAAAGCCAAATACGGTTAATTATTTAAAAGCAGTAACTTCTAAATTAGAAATAAGAACAGTAGTTTCTCCGGCTAAAAATAAACTAAATACCTTATTACATTTACTAAATCATTTAGGAAATAAGCAAGGGATTGTTTTTTGTAATTTAAAGGATTCTATAAATAATGTTAGTACATTTTTAGAAAGCAAGAACATAAAACATGGTTGTTTTAGTGGTGGAATGGAGCAAAAGGATAGAGAGCGTTCTTTAATTAAATTTAGAAACGGTACCAATCAATTATTAATTGCTACAGATTTAGCAGCAAGAGGTATTGATGTGCCAGAAATGAGTTTTATAATTCATTATGAATTGCCACAAGCAATAGAAGAATTTACACATAGAAACGGACGTACGGCAAGGGTTTCTGCAGAAGGAACAGCATTTGTTTTAAAGTGGAAAGACGAACGTTTACCAGATTTTATTAAAAATGCTGATGTACAAGATATTTCTAAACAAGCAGAAAGAAGTCCTGTTTTTTGGGAAACTTTATTTATTTCTGGTGGTAGAAAAGACAAAATTTCTAAAGGAGATATTGCTGGTTTGTTTATAAAACAAGGAAAATTAACTAAAGAACAGTTAGGGGCCATTGAGTTAAAACAAGATTGTGCTTTTGTGGCAGTTCCATCAACATTAACAGCAGAATTAATAGAGAAATTAAATAATTCTCGTTTAAAAAAGAAAAAAGTACGTATTTACGAAGTGTAA
- a CDS encoding cold-shock protein, producing MSKGTVKFFNETKGFGFITEEGVDKDHFVHVSGLIDEIREGDEVEFDLQEGNKGLNAVNVKVI from the coding sequence ATGAGTAAAGGTACAGTAAAGTTTTTCAACGAAACAAAAGGATTTGGTTTTATTACTGAAGAAGGAGTAGACAAAGATCATTTTGTACACGTTTCTGGTTTAATTGATGAAATTAGAGAAGGTGACGAAGTTGAATTTGACTTACAAGAAGGAAACAAAGGATTAAATGCAGTTAACGTAAAAGTTATCTAA
- a CDS encoding amidohydrolase family protein, which produces MKKIIYSLLFFFLAGNSIIAQQTPANKQIADYSIQGATAHLGNGKIIENSLIMFSNGKIVFAGSANAKIARRGTVIDAKGKHVYPGFIAANATLGLVEIDAVKASDDEDEIGANNPHIRSLIAYNAESKVVESMRPNGVLMAQITPRGGLISGTSSVVQLDAWNWEDAVIKTDDAIHMNWPGSFTSGKWWLGEDPALKPDKNYAKKISDIKLYFTNAKAYLASKKDKKHLPYEATKGLFNGTQKLFVHVNGQREITDAILMTKDIGIEKIVIVHGNEADKVADLLVKNNIPVVLERPHRNPDSEDVAYDYTYTIAKVLTDKGVVVSLGMEGQMERMNTRNLPFYAGTFAAYGLDKEVALQLLTSNTAKILGIDDIVGTLEVGKDATLFVSEGDALDMRTNILSEAFIQGRKISLETHQTKLWKRYSNKYKTK; this is translated from the coding sequence ATGAAAAAAATAATATATAGTTTGCTATTTTTCTTCTTAGCAGGAAATAGTATAATTGCTCAACAAACACCTGCAAACAAACAAATTGCAGATTATTCGATACAAGGAGCAACCGCACACTTAGGCAATGGTAAGATTATAGAAAACTCTTTAATTATGTTTAGCAATGGTAAAATTGTTTTTGCAGGTAGTGCAAATGCAAAAATTGCAAGAAGAGGAACTGTAATTGATGCCAAAGGAAAACACGTATATCCTGGTTTTATTGCCGCTAATGCCACTTTAGGTTTGGTAGAAATTGACGCTGTAAAAGCCAGTGACGATGAAGATGAAATTGGTGCCAACAACCCACATATTAGAAGTTTAATTGCCTATAATGCAGAAAGCAAAGTTGTAGAGTCTATGCGCCCAAATGGTGTATTAATGGCACAAATTACACCAAGAGGTGGATTAATTTCTGGGACTTCTTCCGTGGTGCAATTAGATGCTTGGAACTGGGAAGATGCCGTTATTAAAACAGATGATGCAATTCACATGAATTGGCCAGGGAGTTTTACAAGTGGAAAATGGTGGTTAGGTGAAGATCCTGCTTTAAAACCAGACAAAAATTATGCTAAAAAAATAAGTGACATCAAATTATACTTTACAAATGCAAAAGCGTATTTGGCAAGTAAAAAGGATAAAAAACACTTACCTTACGAAGCTACAAAAGGATTGTTTAATGGTACTCAAAAACTTTTTGTTCATGTAAACGGACAAAGAGAAATAACCGATGCCATTTTAATGACCAAAGATATTGGTATAGAAAAAATTGTAATTGTGCATGGAAATGAAGCCGATAAAGTTGCAGATTTATTAGTAAAAAACAATATTCCTGTTGTTTTAGAAAGACCTCATAGAAATCCAGATAGCGAAGATGTTGCGTATGATTATACATATACCATTGCTAAAGTATTAACAGACAAAGGAGTTGTAGTAAGTCTTGGAATGGAAGGACAAATGGAACGTATGAATACGAGAAATTTACCTTTTTACGCAGGCACATTTGCTGCCTATGGTTTAGATAAAGAGGTAGCTTTACAATTATTAACCTCTAATACTGCTAAAATTTTAGGTATAGATGATATTGTAGGCACTTTAGAAGTTGGTAAAGACGCTACTTTGTTTGTTTCAGAAGGTGATGCTTTAGATATGAGAACCAATATTTTATCAGAAGCATTTATTCAAGGAAGAAAAATTAGTTTAGAGACCCATCAAACCAAACTTTGGAAACGATACTCTAATAAATATAAAACCAAATAG
- a CDS encoding amidohydrolase family protein yields MKKHFLLLFFLSISYANAQDYFPTDSGVKTTEGTTFAFINATIFVTHNEVIDKGTLLIKDGKVTRIGKSVKIPKGTKTIDLNGKTIYPSFIDIYSDFGLAKPSKQPSRSRTRQYEATREGYYWNDHIRPETNPITAFKFNAKQAKELLEAGFGVVNTHYNDGIVQGNGLLIALNPNSSDAYRILDTKSAQYLSFNKSAKSNQAYPSSRMGAMALLRQVFNDADWYAKGNMKNKDLSLEAFNANKKLLQIFETNTVLDALRADKVGDEFGVQYTIVGSGEEFERINDIKATNANFIIPINFSNVYDVSDPLLAQHITLRDMRKWNQEPSNLSVLSKNGINFALTTHSLKSLSSFHKNLQKAIKYGFDKEKALAALTTIPATIIGKSTVGNLKEGSYANFIITSGDIFDSKTTIYENWVQGDKNVINNMNIKDITGNYMLYVNNTNYNLAITGKGAKQTATITKGDKKIKSKFSYKDDWISMTLNDDGRFTRLLGKIINASNVMQGDAFDTQGNKSNWSASIKVRKNAKKKSTKKEKEEAIIVVPVSYPNIGFGNYVQPKATTILVKNVTVWTSEDEGILENTDVLLKDGKITKIGKNLRASGATEIDGTGKHLTAGIVDEHSHIAASSINEGAQNSSAEVTIEDVIDPNDINIYRNISGGTTTSQILHGSANPIGGRSAIIKLKWGENAENMIYHNSPKFIKFALGENVKQSRSTNGTRFPQTRMGVEQVFTDYFTRAQEYDALKKSGKPFRKDAEMETLVEILHGERFISCHSYVQSEINMLMNVADKMGFKINTFTHILEGYKVADKMKVRGIGGSTFSDWWAYKYEVNDAIPYNAAIMHNAGITVAINSDDREMSRRLNQEAAKTVKYGGMTELEAWKMVTINPAKLLHIDDKVGSIKVGKDADVVLWSHHPMSIYAKVEKTIIDGKVFFDRIEDLKKREAIKQEKSKLINMMLQEKMSGGKTQIPTKRKDINFHCDTEI; encoded by the coding sequence ATGAAAAAACACTTTTTATTACTATTTTTCTTGTCCATTTCTTATGCAAATGCTCAAGATTATTTCCCTACGGATAGTGGCGTTAAAACAACAGAAGGCACCACTTTTGCTTTTATAAATGCAACCATTTTTGTTACACATAATGAAGTTATTGATAAAGGAACTTTACTCATTAAAGATGGTAAAGTTACTCGTATTGGTAAATCTGTTAAAATTCCTAAAGGCACAAAAACCATAGATTTAAATGGTAAAACAATCTATCCGTCTTTTATTGATATTTATTCAGATTTTGGACTTGCTAAACCATCTAAACAACCAAGTAGATCTAGAACAAGACAATATGAAGCAACCCGAGAAGGCTATTATTGGAACGATCACATTAGACCAGAAACCAACCCAATTACAGCTTTTAAATTTAATGCTAAACAAGCAAAAGAATTATTAGAAGCAGGTTTTGGTGTAGTAAATACACATTATAACGACGGAATTGTTCAAGGAAATGGTTTGCTAATTGCTTTAAACCCTAATTCGTCTGATGCTTACCGAATTTTAGACACTAAATCTGCTCAATATTTATCTTTTAATAAAAGTGCAAAATCTAACCAAGCCTACCCAAGTTCTAGAATGGGCGCAATGGCCTTATTACGTCAGGTTTTTAATGATGCAGATTGGTATGCTAAAGGAAACATGAAAAATAAAGATTTATCTTTAGAAGCTTTTAATGCAAATAAAAAGCTTTTGCAAATTTTTGAAACTAACACAGTTTTAGATGCATTAAGAGCAGATAAAGTTGGCGACGAGTTTGGCGTACAATACACTATTGTGGGTAGCGGAGAAGAATTTGAAAGAATTAATGATATTAAGGCAACTAATGCCAATTTTATTATTCCTATTAACTTTAGCAATGTTTATGATGTTTCAGACCCTTTACTAGCGCAACATATTACTTTAAGAGATATGCGAAAATGGAATCAAGAACCTTCTAATTTAAGTGTACTTTCTAAAAACGGAATTAACTTTGCGTTAACCACACACTCTTTAAAATCTTTAAGTTCTTTTCATAAAAATTTACAGAAAGCCATTAAATATGGTTTTGATAAAGAAAAAGCTTTAGCGGCGTTAACAACCATACCTGCAACTATTATAGGTAAAAGTACAGTTGGTAATTTAAAAGAAGGAAGTTATGCAAACTTTATTATTACTTCTGGTGATATTTTTGATTCTAAAACAACCATTTATGAAAACTGGGTTCAAGGTGATAAGAACGTAATTAATAACATGAATATCAAAGACATTACAGGTAATTATATGTTATATGTAAACAATACAAATTACAATTTAGCTATTACTGGTAAAGGCGCAAAACAAACGGCAACAATTACAAAAGGTGATAAAAAAATAAAATCTAAATTTTCTTATAAAGATGATTGGATTTCTATGACCTTAAATGATGATGGTCGTTTTACAAGATTATTAGGTAAAATTATAAACGCTTCTAATGTTATGCAAGGTGATGCTTTTGATACTCAAGGAAACAAATCTAACTGGTCTGCAAGTATAAAGGTAAGAAAGAATGCAAAGAAAAAATCAACAAAAAAAGAAAAGGAAGAAGCAATTATAGTTGTACCAGTAAGTTATCCTAATATTGGTTTCGGAAATTATGTTCAGCCAAAAGCAACAACAATTTTAGTGAAAAATGTTACTGTTTGGACAAGTGAGGATGAAGGTATTTTAGAAAATACAGATGTACTTTTAAAAGATGGAAAAATCACTAAAATAGGTAAAAACCTAAGAGCTAGTGGGGCAACAGAAATTGATGGAACTGGTAAACATTTAACAGCTGGTATTGTAGATGAGCATTCTCATATTGCCGCATCTTCTATAAATGAAGGTGCACAAAATTCTTCTGCAGAAGTTACTATAGAAGATGTTATTGACCCTAATGATATTAATATTTATAGAAACATTTCTGGAGGCACCACTACTTCTCAAATTTTACATGGTTCGGCAAATCCTATTGGTGGTCGTTCTGCAATTATCAAACTAAAATGGGGAGAAAATGCAGAAAACATGATTTACCATAATTCGCCTAAGTTTATAAAATTTGCTTTAGGAGAAAATGTAAAACAATCTCGTAGTACAAATGGTACTCGTTTTCCTCAAACAAGAATGGGTGTAGAACAAGTTTTTACAGATTATTTTACCAGAGCTCAAGAATATGATGCTTTAAAGAAAAGTGGAAAACCGTTTAGAAAAGATGCGGAAATGGAAACTTTAGTTGAAATTTTACACGGAGAACGTTTTATTTCTTGTCATTCTTACGTACAATCAGAAATTAATATGTTAATGAATGTTGCCGATAAAATGGGCTTTAAAATAAATACATTTACGCATATTTTAGAAGGATATAAAGTTGCTGATAAAATGAAAGTACGTGGTATTGGTGGTTCTACATTTTCTGACTGGTGGGCTTATAAATACGAAGTAAATGATGCAATACCTTACAATGCCGCAATTATGCACAATGCTGGTATTACAGTTGCTATTAATTCTGATGATAGAGAAATGTCTAGAAGATTGAATCAAGAAGCTGCAAAAACTGTTAAATATGGAGGAATGACAGAACTAGAAGCTTGGAAAATGGTTACAATTAATCCTGCTAAATTATTACATATTGACGACAAAGTAGGTAGTATAAAAGTGGGTAAAGATGCAGACGTTGTATTGTGGAGTCATCACCCAATGTCTATTTATGCGAAGGTTGAAAAAACAATTATTGACGGAAAAGTATTTTTTGATAGAATTGAAGATCTTAAAAAACGTGAAGCTATCAAACAAGAAAAAAGCAAGTTAATTAATATGATGTTGCAAGAAAAAATGAGTGGTGGAAAAACCCAAATTCCAACAAAAAGAAAAGATATTAATTTTCACTGCGATACAGAAATATAA
- a CDS encoding SDR family NAD(P)-dependent oxidoreductase codes for MSNKELNAEVNSCIVTLQKLLEDTNQLFELPEEQRVALFKVAGELSRPNRDEFQRRRKDAKKAAKRKMIEGDKHARKSTGIRSAREASLFVAPKLLGAAAINEDTPELESPRNCYVCKKVFTKLHHFYDTMCKECGDLNYAKRFQTTDLKGQVAVITGSRLKIGYHITLMCLRSGATVVATTRFPADSAIRFSKEEDYKDWSDRLHIHGLDLRHIPSVEIFCNYIEQKYDRLDILINNAAQTVRRPSGFYFHLMENEKKPIDQLPKLAQTLLKDHSSCLEELSSLSVSTSKTDKNNVLPVTWHGPEPGIGLRNSAELSQIPYSFDNSLQTAEVFPEGELDADLQQVDLRKTNSWRLKLGEIETTEMVEVQLVNAVAPFVLCNRLSNLMMKENTGKKHIINVTAMEGKFHRFKKVDRHPHTNMAKAALNMLTHTSASTFAKSGIYMNAVDTGWVTDEDPAELSKKKVETHDFQPPLDIVDGAARVMDPLIDGINTGKHWSGKFLKDYFPIDW; via the coding sequence ATGAGTAATAAAGAATTAAATGCCGAAGTAAATTCGTGTATCGTTACCCTTCAAAAATTATTGGAGGATACAAATCAGCTTTTTGAATTGCCAGAAGAACAAAGAGTAGCGCTTTTTAAAGTTGCTGGCGAATTGTCTAGACCCAATCGTGATGAATTTCAGCGAAGAAGAAAAGACGCTAAAAAAGCGGCAAAGCGTAAAATGATAGAAGGTGATAAACATGCCCGAAAATCAACAGGAATACGTTCAGCTCGTGAAGCATCCTTGTTTGTGGCTCCTAAATTATTAGGAGCAGCAGCTATAAATGAAGATACTCCAGAATTAGAATCACCAAGAAACTGTTACGTATGTAAAAAAGTATTTACCAAATTGCATCATTTTTATGATACGATGTGTAAAGAGTGTGGCGATTTAAATTATGCAAAACGTTTTCAAACGACCGATTTAAAAGGGCAAGTAGCGGTAATTACAGGTTCTCGATTAAAAATCGGATATCACATTACCTTAATGTGCTTGCGTTCTGGAGCAACTGTTGTGGCAACCACACGTTTTCCTGCAGATTCTGCAATCCGTTTTTCTAAAGAAGAAGATTATAAAGATTGGTCTGATCGTTTGCATATCCATGGCTTAGATTTAAGACACATACCTAGTGTAGAAATTTTTTGTAATTATATAGAACAAAAATACGATCGCTTAGATATTTTAATCAATAATGCGGCGCAAACTGTAAGAAGACCTTCTGGTTTTTATTTCCATTTAATGGAAAATGAAAAGAAACCAATAGATCAATTGCCTAAATTGGCGCAGACTTTGTTAAAAGATCATTCTAGCTGTTTAGAAGAATTATCTAGTTTAAGTGTGTCTACATCAAAAACAGATAAAAACAACGTGTTACCAGTTACTTGGCACGGTCCAGAACCAGGAATTGGTTTGCGTAATTCGGCAGAATTATCTCAAATTCCGTATAGTTTTGACAACTCTTTACAGACAGCAGAAGTTTTTCCGGAAGGAGAATTAGATGCAGATTTACAACAAGTAGATTTAAGAAAAACAAATAGTTGGCGTTTAAAATTAGGTGAAATAGAAACAACAGAAATGGTAGAAGTACAGTTGGTAAATGCTGTTGCTCCGTTTGTGTTGTGTAATCGTTTGTCTAATTTAATGATGAAAGAAAATACGGGTAAAAAACATATTATCAATGTAACTGCCATGGAAGGGAAGTTTCATCGATTTAAAAAGGTAGACAGACATCCGCATACCAATATGGCTAAAGCTGCCTTAAATATGTTAACGCATACATCTGCTTCTACATTTGCTAAGTCTGGTATTTATATGAATGCGGTAGATACGGGTTGGGTTACCGATGAAGATCCTGCAGAATTATCAAAGAAAAAGGTAGAAACTCACGATTTTCAACCACCTTTAGATATTGTGGATGGAGCCGCAAGAGTTATGGATCCGTTAATTGATGGAATAAATACAGGTAAACATTGGTCTGGTAAATTTTTAAAAGATTATTTTCCTATAGACTGGTAG
- a CDS encoding DUF3810 domain-containing protein: MKIPKRHIFLTLFLPIQFFLIKWAATHPEFIEKYYSNGIYPPISSFLRIILGWIPFSFGDVLLAFGVFIFIRFIFRLIKTRFKNFIPKIIHFTAILSVIYFCFYLFWGLNYYREPLAKNLNYQQQKYTTEQLKKVTKQVIKNLNYYQLKITKNDTLKVKNPYSQKEMYAMAILGYHHLSKDYPQLKYQHKSVKSSLMSLLQTYNGTAGYLNPLTGEAQVNDRIPKTGYPTTTCHEMAHQIGFAAENEANFVGFLAANYNEDFYFKYASYRMAFGYCISELRKRDKTLSKELWKTVNKGISKDFNASYTFWQQYKNPFEPIVKKGYNAYLKANKQDKGVQSYNYVVDLFISYFESSKDI, translated from the coding sequence TTGAAGATACCTAAAAGACATATTTTTTTAACTCTTTTTTTACCCATTCAATTTTTTTTGATAAAATGGGCTGCCACACACCCTGAATTTATAGAAAAGTATTATTCAAATGGCATCTACCCGCCTATTTCATCCTTTTTAAGAATTATTTTAGGTTGGATTCCTTTTTCTTTTGGAGATGTTTTATTGGCTTTCGGTGTCTTTATTTTTATTCGTTTTATCTTTAGGTTGATAAAAACTCGGTTCAAAAATTTTATTCCTAAAATTATTCACTTTACAGCAATACTATCTGTTATTTATTTTTGTTTTTATCTTTTCTGGGGTTTAAATTATTACAGAGAACCTTTGGCTAAAAACTTAAATTATCAACAACAAAAATACACCACAGAGCAACTTAAAAAAGTAACAAAACAAGTTATTAAAAATTTAAATTATTATCAGCTTAAAATCACCAAAAACGATACTCTAAAAGTTAAAAACCCTTATTCTCAAAAGGAAATGTATGCCATGGCAATTTTAGGTTATCATCATTTATCTAAAGATTATCCGCAATTAAAATATCAACATAAATCAGTAAAAAGTTCTTTAATGAGTTTATTACAAACTTATAATGGAACGGCAGGCTATTTAAATCCTTTAACAGGAGAAGCGCAAGTTAATGATCGAATTCCTAAAACGGGTTACCCTACAACAACCTGCCATGAAATGGCACATCAAATTGGTTTTGCCGCAGAAAATGAAGCAAATTTTGTTGGTTTTTTAGCTGCAAATTATAATGAAGATTTCTATTTTAAATATGCCAGTTACAGAATGGCTTTTGGCTATTGTATTTCCGAATTAAGAAAACGAGATAAAACCCTTTCAAAAGAACTTTGGAAAACCGTAAACAAGGGAATTTCAAAAGATTTTAATGCAAGTTATACCTTTTGGCAACAATATAAAAACCCTTTTGAACCTATTGTTAAAAAAGGATATAATGCGTATTTAAAAGCTAACAAACAAGACAAAGGTGTACAATCATATAACTATGTTGTAGATTTATTTATTTCTTATTTTGAATCTTCTAAAGACATCTAA
- a CDS encoding DEAD/DEAH box helicase gives MSKTFSSLGIHKELEARLAKLEITVPTTVQEKTIPFILHKKKDMVVLAKTGTGKTAAFGLPLLQKIKADETHIQVLILAPTRELGHQIYDNLISFASDEQKEKIVSICGGIPIKPQIEAIKKNPSIVIATPGRLVDLMKREAINIKEISYFVLDEADEMVSALKEEVDIIIKEIPNVRRTLLFTATMPGTIKQLIQNYMSKHVEHIETDMDSVGHKGIDHQYVVVEPIEKLNVLMHFLSTKEGERGIIFCKTKAAVNKLAKNLAINKFSSGALHGSLTQGIRDRVMGQFREGNIDILVATDLAARGIDVKEISYVVNYHLPDRYDTYVHRSGRTARAGATGLSLSVIQPEELEEIPEFEEDLGLVFKEYKKADAQSIENNNTILWAKKIFKTKPNRAISEGLKGEIKTIFHHLTKEELVDKILANHLAQTASAKTKPEVIKKKKKK, from the coding sequence ATGTCAAAAACTTTTTCATCTTTAGGAATTCATAAAGAACTAGAAGCACGTTTAGCAAAATTAGAAATTACAGTTCCTACTACAGTTCAAGAAAAAACCATTCCGTTTATCTTACATAAAAAGAAAGATATGGTGGTTTTAGCAAAAACTGGAACAGGGAAAACAGCTGCTTTCGGGTTGCCTTTATTGCAAAAAATTAAAGCTGATGAAACACATATACAAGTTTTAATTTTAGCACCTACAAGAGAATTAGGACATCAGATATATGACAATTTAATTTCTTTTGCTTCGGATGAGCAAAAAGAAAAAATAGTATCTATTTGTGGAGGAATCCCTATAAAACCTCAAATTGAAGCTATCAAAAAGAATCCAAGTATTGTAATTGCAACTCCAGGTCGTTTGGTAGATTTAATGAAACGTGAGGCTATCAACATTAAAGAAATCAGCTATTTTGTTTTAGATGAAGCAGATGAAATGGTGAGTGCTTTAAAGGAAGAAGTAGACATTATTATTAAGGAAATTCCAAATGTTAGAAGAACGTTGTTGTTTACGGCTACCATGCCAGGAACGATAAAGCAACTGATACAAAACTATATGTCTAAACACGTAGAACATATAGAAACAGACATGGATTCTGTTGGGCATAAAGGAATTGATCATCAATATGTAGTAGTAGAACCGATAGAAAAATTGAATGTTTTAATGCATTTTTTATCGACCAAAGAAGGAGAACGCGGAATTATTTTTTGTAAAACCAAGGCTGCTGTTAATAAATTAGCTAAAAATTTAGCCATTAATAAGTTTTCATCTGGTGCTTTACATGGTAGTTTAACCCAAGGGATTCGTGATAGAGTTATGGGGCAATTTAGAGAAGGAAATATTGATATTTTAGTGGCTACAGATTTGGCTGCTCGTGGTATTGATGTTAAAGAAATTTCTTACGTTGTAAATTATCATTTACCAGACAGATATGATACCTATGTTCATAGAAGCGGACGTACGGCTAGGGCAGGAGCAACCGGACTTTCATTAAGTGTAATACAGCCAGAAGAATTAGAAGAAATTCCTGAATTTGAAGAAGATTTAGGATTGGTATTTAAAGAATACAAAAAAGCAGATGCACAAAGTATTGAAAATAATAACACCATTCTTTGGGCAAAAAAAATATTTAAAACAAAACCCAATAGAGCAATTTCAGAAGGTTTAAAGGGGGAGATTAAAACAATATTTCATCATTTAACCAAGGAAGAATTGGTAGATAAAATCTTAGCAAATCATTTAGCACAAACCGCTAGTGCAAAGACAAAACCAGAGGTAATTAAAAAGAAGAAAAAGAAATAA